GCCCTGACCTTGCTGACCCGGGCCAAAACTGCGCTGCACAAAAGTCATGGCCGACGCATGGAAACTGCCGAAGGTGGCCGCGTGTAAAACCTGCGCCAGCAGCAACACCCACAAATGCTCGGCGAAAGACCCCAGCAGCAGCCACCGCAACGCGGCCAGCGCAAAGCTGAACATCAACACCCGGCGCACCGAAAACGTGAGCAGGATGCGCCGCATGGCCAGGAACATCAGCACTTCAGCCACCACCCCCAGGGCCCAGAGCAAGCCAATCACGCCCCGGCTGTAGCCCAGATCTTCGAGGTGCAGGGTGAGGAAGGTGTAATACGGCCCGTGGCTCATTTGCATCAATGCGACGCAGGCATAAAACGCCAGTACGCCCGGACTGCGCAGCTGCTTTAAAAAGCCGCCCGCTGTGGGCGCACGCCCCTGGCTGGAGGGCTGCGCATTGGGCACCCACAGGCTGCACAACACAATCCCGGCCATGACCACGATCAGCGCTACCGGGTAGATGTCCAGGCTCAGCCACTCAAACAACCGCCCCAAAATCACCACGGTGAGGATGAAACCAATCGAACCCCACAGGCGAATCTGACTGTAACGCTCGGGCTGATCGCGCAAATGGGCAAAGGTGATGACTTCGAACTGCGGCAGTACGGCGTGCCAGAAGAACGCATGCAGCGCCATGACCAGCGCAAGCCAGGCGTAGCTCTGGCTGACAAAGATCAGGGCAAAACTGAGCAAGGTACAGAGCGCACCCAGACGCACGATCAGCAGGCGTTGGCCGGTGTAGTCCCCCAGCCAGCCCCACAGATTGGGCGCCACGCAGCGCATCAGCATCGGGATGGCTACCAGCTCGCCGATGCGCGCGCTGGAGAACCCGAGGTGATGGAAGTACAGCGCCAGAAACGGCGCCGTAGCCCCCAGCAAGGCGAAATAGAAAAGATAGAACCCCGACAGTCGCCAGTAAGGAAGTGTCGCCACCGTCGTCAGACCGTGGCGCTCAACAGCCCTTGCATTACAACTGGCCCAGCACAGGAGTGCTCACGCGCACATCAGCGTTCTGGCCGCGGTGGCGCAGCAGGTGGTCCATCAACACAATGGCCATCATGGCTTCGGCGATCGGCGTGGCACGGATGCCCACACACGGGTCATGGCGGCCCTTGGTGATCACATCCACCGGGTTGCCATGCACGTCGATCGAGCGCCCCGGGGTGGTGATGCTCGACGTCGGCTTCAACGCCAGATGCGCCACAATCGGCTGACCGGAAGAAATGCCGCCCAGGATGCCGCCCGCGTTATTGCTGAGGAAGCCTTCAGGCGTCATCTCGTCGCGGTGTTCGGTGCCGCGCTGGGCAACGCTGGCAAAACCGGCGCCGATCTCGATGCCTTTAACCGCATTGATGCTCATAAGTGCATGGGCCAGTTCAGCGTCCAGGCGGTCGAAAATCGGCTCACCCAGACCCGGGATCACCCCTTCGGCAACCACGGTGATTTTTGCACCGACCGAATCCTGGTCACGGCGCAGCTGGTCCATGTAGGCCTCAAGTTCCGGCACCTTGTCCGGATCCGGGCAGAAGAAGGCGTTGTCTTCGACCGAATCCCAGGTCTTGAACGGGATTTCAATCGGGCCCAGCTGGCTCATGTAGCCACGGATCACAATGCCCTGGGTCGCCAGGTACTTTTTGGCAATGGCACCGGCCGCCACGCGCATGGCCGTTTCACGTGCCGAGCTGCGACCGCCGCCGCGGTAATCACGCTCGCCGTATTTGTGGTGATAGGTGTAGTCGGCATGGGACGGGCGGAACAGGTCCTTGATCGCCGAGTAGTCCTTGGACTTCTGGTCGGTGTTGCGGATCAGCAGGCCGATGGCGCAACCCGTGGTGCGACCTTCGAAAACCCCGGAGAGGATTTCGACTTCGTCGGCTTCCTGGCGCTGGGTGGTGTGCCGGCTGGTGCCGGGCTTGCGTCGATCCAGATCACGCTGCAAGTCTTCAAGGGACAGCTCCAGCCCTGGCGGGCAGCCATCAACAATGGCGACCAACGCCGGGCCATGGCTTTCGCCAGCGGTGGTGACTGTGAACAGCTTGCCGTAGGTATTGCCGGACATGCAGGG
This genomic stretch from Pseudomonas deceptionensis harbors:
- the aroC gene encoding chorismate synthase — its product is MSGNTYGKLFTVTTAGESHGPALVAIVDGCPPGLELSLEDLQRDLDRRKPGTSRHTTQRQEADEVEILSGVFEGRTTGCAIGLLIRNTDQKSKDYSAIKDLFRPSHADYTYHHKYGERDYRGGGRSSARETAMRVAAGAIAKKYLATQGIVIRGYMSQLGPIEIPFKTWDSVEDNAFFCPDPDKVPELEAYMDQLRRDQDSVGAKITVVAEGVIPGLGEPIFDRLDAELAHALMSINAVKGIEIGAGFASVAQRGTEHRDEMTPEGFLSNNAGGILGGISSGQPIVAHLALKPTSSITTPGRSIDVHGNPVDVITKGRHDPCVGIRATPIAEAMMAIVLMDHLLRHRGQNADVRVSTPVLGQL
- a CDS encoding MFS transporter; protein product: MATLPYWRLSGFYLFYFALLGATAPFLALYFHHLGFSSARIGELVAIPMLMRCVAPNLWGWLGDYTGQRLLIVRLGALCTLLSFALIFVSQSYAWLALVMALHAFFWHAVLPQFEVITFAHLRDQPERYSQIRLWGSIGFILTVVILGRLFEWLSLDIYPVALIVVMAGIVLCSLWVPNAQPSSQGRAPTAGGFLKQLRSPGVLAFYACVALMQMSHGPYYTFLTLHLEDLGYSRGVIGLLWALGVVAEVLMFLAMRRILLTFSVRRVLMFSFALAALRWLLLGSFAEHLWVLLLAQVLHAATFGSFHASAMTFVQRSFGPGQQGQGQALYATLAGIGGAAGALYAGYSWNTLGPTITFSMASVAALAAAVIIATRLQEDRP